From the Streptomyces sp. KMM 9044 genome, one window contains:
- a CDS encoding DUF397 domain-containing protein gives MSVAHQPSIELNWFKSSYSGGNATECLECAHVTHSVLIRDSKENAEGRAVSVRHEAWRPFVRAIRNKQGFDVALGS, from the coding sequence ATGTCCGTCGCTCATCAGCCCAGCATCGAGCTGAACTGGTTCAAGTCCTCGTACAGCGGCGGCAACGCGACTGAGTGCCTGGAGTGCGCACATGTCACACATAGCGTGCTCATACGCGACTCCAAGGAGAACGCGGAAGGCCGAGCCGTCTCGGTGAGGCATGAGGCATGGCGTCCGTTCGTACGGGCGATTCGAAACAAGCAAGGCTTCGACGTCGCACTCGGTTCGTGA
- a CDS encoding helix-turn-helix domain-containing protein, whose product MPVRTTTRRRQLGAMLRKLRARKGMTLEEAGRLVGVSKATVSRYETQAGPVKWIVVDALCREYGATYTEREAVVRLAKDAKQQGWWSSFADSIPESMNLLLTLEDEAVREDHFSCVYVPGLLQTRAYSTALQKANEIPLEPAEIERLVDIRMKRQEILTRPKPPRLWAILDESVIRRVVGSPEAMKEQLDRLLKANESPHITLQILPFSKGAHSAALGSFVILGGTESALDVVYVDFHTGSLFLEQDEELDRYRLAFEYLRAQALDMEASSALIQRARKEL is encoded by the coding sequence ATGCCCGTCAGGACCACCACGCGCCGCCGTCAACTAGGCGCGATGTTGCGCAAGTTGCGCGCTCGCAAGGGAATGACCCTTGAGGAAGCCGGACGGCTGGTAGGCGTATCGAAGGCGACGGTCAGCCGGTACGAGACCCAGGCGGGACCGGTGAAGTGGATCGTCGTCGATGCGCTGTGCCGCGAGTACGGAGCGACGTACACCGAGCGGGAGGCCGTCGTCAGGCTGGCCAAGGACGCCAAGCAGCAGGGCTGGTGGAGTTCGTTCGCCGATTCCATCCCGGAAAGCATGAACCTGCTGCTCACACTGGAGGACGAGGCCGTACGTGAGGACCACTTCTCCTGCGTCTACGTCCCCGGCCTCCTTCAGACTCGCGCCTACAGCACCGCCCTGCAGAAGGCCAACGAGATCCCTCTGGAGCCGGCCGAGATCGAGCGGCTGGTGGACATCCGCATGAAGCGGCAGGAGATCCTCACCCGGCCGAAGCCGCCCCGCCTGTGGGCGATCCTCGACGAGTCCGTGATCCGCAGGGTCGTCGGGTCGCCGGAGGCAATGAAGGAACAGTTGGACCGGCTGCTCAAGGCCAATGAGTCCCCACACATCACGCTTCAGATCCTGCCGTTCTCCAAAGGTGCCCATTCGGCGGCGCTGGGCAGCTTCGTGATCCTCGGGGGCACTGAATCGGCTCTCGACGTGGTCTACGTCGACTTCCACACCGGTTCGCTCTTCCTGGAGCAGGACGAGGAACTGGATCGATACAGACTTGCGTTCGAGTACCTCCGCGCACAAGCGTTGGACATGGAGGCTTCCTCCGCCCTGATCCAACGTGCACGCAAGGAGCTATAA
- a CDS encoding ATP-binding protein, whose amino-acid sequence MPGIDAGNRQRRCVLPFAALPAEVQLLRRITAAQLDQWGVPTAGDETGLLVTELATNVIKHVGEGALATLILEWKCDRLRVEMHDKSRALPAVRGTDCDAECGRGLHLLAAMAADWGTVVTALGKAVWCEIELGPEATCRRVERAIETLESYRGRGGVVLEGRRRESALEESAIELIADLLHWTSARGLDPDDVLDRAQMHYEAEAEAA is encoded by the coding sequence ATGCCTGGTATCGATGCAGGGAACCGTCAGCGCCGCTGCGTCCTGCCCTTTGCCGCGTTGCCGGCAGAGGTGCAACTGCTGCGGAGGATCACTGCCGCACAACTCGACCAGTGGGGTGTGCCCACGGCCGGCGATGAGACGGGGCTTCTTGTCACGGAACTGGCGACGAACGTCATCAAGCACGTCGGTGAGGGCGCATTGGCCACTCTGATTCTGGAGTGGAAGTGCGACCGGCTGCGTGTCGAGATGCACGACAAGAGTCGCGCGCTGCCTGCCGTGCGCGGCACCGACTGTGACGCGGAGTGTGGGCGTGGTCTGCATCTTCTCGCCGCCATGGCGGCGGACTGGGGGACTGTTGTCACGGCGCTCGGTAAGGCGGTCTGGTGTGAGATCGAGCTGGGCCCCGAGGCCACGTGCCGCCGTGTGGAGCGTGCTATCGAGACGCTGGAGAGCTACCGGGGGCGCGGCGGTGTCGTCCTGGAAGGTCGGCGGCGCGAATCAGCGCTGGAGGAATCGGCGATCGAGCTGATCGCTGACTTGCTGCACTGGACCTCCGCGCGCGGACTGGACCCGGATGACGTGTTGGACCGGGCTCAGATGCACTACGAGGCCGAAGCGGAGGCCGCTTAG